One genomic region from Granulicatella adiacens ATCC 49175 encodes:
- a CDS encoding inositol monophosphatase family protein: MDLLATHLLVNDWIMEAGQKIRHSFGEPLKVDTKTSRNDLVTNVDKEIEQFFIAKIREQFPTHKIMGEEGFGDELTSMDGYVWLIDPIDGTLNFVKRQEDFGIMIALYKDGVGLLGYIYDVMRDRFVYGIKDYGAYCNGRRLSTPEIHSIGDSSINVNGFMLLEATEKEAEMIRKAMVTRTYGASSIEHIQVILGKSVAYVSTLLAPWDIAPGMVIAKELGLHYSTVDGKEVDFLVPNKKTTGVICSKNIADEIIAAFK; encoded by the coding sequence ATGGATTTATTAGCAACACACCTATTAGTAAATGACTGGATTATGGAGGCTGGACAAAAAATCCGTCACAGCTTTGGGGAGCCATTAAAAGTAGATACAAAAACAAGTCGTAACGACTTAGTAACAAACGTGGATAAAGAAATCGAACAATTCTTTATCGCAAAAATTCGCGAACAATTCCCAACACACAAAATCATGGGAGAAGAAGGTTTCGGTGACGAATTAACTTCAATGGACGGTTACGTTTGGTTAATCGACCCAATCGATGGCACATTGAACTTCGTGAAACGTCAAGAAGACTTCGGTATTATGATTGCGTTATATAAAGATGGCGTAGGTCTATTAGGTTACATTTACGATGTCATGCGTGATCGCTTCGTGTACGGTATTAAAGATTACGGTGCGTACTGCAACGGCCGTCGTCTTTCAACTCCTGAAATCCACAGTATTGGCGACAGCTCAATCAACGTGAATGGATTTATGTTATTAGAAGCGACTGAAAAAGAAGCAGAAATGATTCGTAAAGCAATGGTTACTCGTACTTACGGTGCTTCTTCAATCGAGCATATCCAAGTGATTTTAGGAAAATCTGTAGCGTATGTTTCTACATTACTTGCTCCATGGGATATCGCACCAGGAATGGTGATTGCTAAAGAACTAGGATTACACTACAGTACAGTTGACGGAAAAGAAGTAGACTTCTTAGTTCCTAACAAAAAGACAACAGGTGTTATCTGTTCTAAAAATATTGCTGACGAAATTATCGCAGCATTTAAATAA
- a CDS encoding TIGR00730 family Rossman fold protein, with product MNIAVYCAASQSNCPAFDQKTEELGKWMAKHNHTLVYGGGNTGLMGVVATAVMQEGGEVIGVMPQFFVDREIAKQDITKLYIVDTMSERKNQMIALSEVYIALPGGPGTLEEIAEVVSWVRVGQTNGICIFYNMEGYYDHLEAFFDKMVEANLLSEDDRSQIHFAKSLAEIEALIGLV from the coding sequence ATGAATATTGCAGTTTATTGTGCCGCAAGCCAAAGTAATTGTCCTGCATTTGATCAGAAAACAGAAGAACTAGGCAAGTGGATGGCAAAACACAACCACACGCTTGTCTACGGTGGTGGAAATACTGGACTCATGGGAGTAGTAGCGACTGCTGTGATGCAGGAAGGTGGCGAAGTGATTGGCGTGATGCCGCAGTTTTTTGTAGACCGTGAAATTGCGAAACAAGATATTACGAAGCTCTATATTGTCGATACGATGTCCGAGCGTAAAAATCAGATGATCGCACTCAGTGAAGTGTATATTGCCCTTCCTGGTGGTCCTGGTACCCTTGAAGAAATCGCAGAGGTCGTTTCTTGGGTACGTGTAGGCCAGACCAATGGCATTTGTATTTTTTATAATATGGAAGGCTACTACGACCATTTAGAAGCCTTTTTCGATAAAATGGTGGAGGCGAACTTACTAAGCGAAGACGACAGAAGTCAAATTCATTTTGCGAAAAGTCTAGCGGAAATTGAAGCACTTATTGGGTTGGTATAA
- a CDS encoding putative DNA-binding protein — translation MELEKTTQMNLLVEFYGSLLTDKQLEYMELYYGDDYSLGEIAEEFDVSRQAVYDNIRRSAKLLENYEEKLHLVADFYKRQEHYDELEKEIQKNYPEATQIASIVSKLQEMNK, via the coding sequence ATGGAATTAGAAAAAACAACGCAAATGAACTTGCTTGTAGAGTTCTATGGCAGCCTTTTAACCGATAAACAACTCGAATATATGGAGCTCTATTATGGGGATGATTATTCGCTTGGTGAAATCGCCGAAGAATTTGACGTGAGCCGTCAAGCAGTATATGATAATATCCGCCGCTCGGCAAAGTTATTAGAAAACTACGAAGAGAAATTGCATCTTGTCGCTGATTTCTATAAACGCCAAGAGCACTATGATGAATTAGAAAAAGAGATTCAAAAGAACTATCCTGAGGCAACACAGATTGCTTCAATCGTTTCAAAATTACAAGAGATGAATAAATAA
- the ffh gene encoding signal recognition particle protein has translation MAFEGLSDRLQNAMTSVSRKGKITEADLKQMMREVRLALLEADVNFKVVKDFVRKVNERALGANVLEALSPAQQVVKIVNEELTELMGGEQAPFRFEAKPPTVVMMVGLQGAGKTTTAGKLASFMAKHEKKRPLLVAADVYRPAAIDQLQTLGKQLNFPVFSLGNQVSPVEIAKQAIEKAKIDGRDLVIIDTAGRLHIDETLMEELQNIKAVANPSEILLVVDSMTGQDAVNVAQTFNERLDITGVILTKLDGDTRGGAALSIRSVTGKPIKFTGRGEKLEDFEIFYPERMASRILGMGDMMTLIEKAQQDFDEAKAQEMADKIKANTFDFNDFIDQLDQVNKMGPLEDILKMIPGLNKMAGLNDLKVDPKDTARMKAIVLSMTPQERENPDILSQARRKRIAAGSARPLAEVNRLIKQFNESKKMMNQMSNGNMKGLEGMMNQMGMGGRTNKLAQIGMQQYARRQKQNKLKKLKKKR, from the coding sequence ATGGCATTCGAAGGATTATCAGATCGTTTGCAAAATGCGATGACTTCCGTTTCACGAAAAGGAAAAATTACGGAAGCTGACTTAAAACAAATGATGCGTGAAGTGCGTCTTGCGCTTTTAGAAGCTGACGTTAACTTCAAAGTTGTAAAAGACTTCGTGCGTAAAGTCAACGAACGTGCATTAGGTGCCAATGTGCTTGAAGCATTATCACCAGCACAACAAGTCGTTAAAATCGTTAACGAAGAATTAACAGAATTAATGGGGGGCGAACAAGCGCCATTCCGTTTCGAAGCTAAACCGCCTACGGTAGTGATGATGGTCGGTCTTCAAGGGGCCGGTAAAACAACAACTGCTGGTAAACTCGCTTCTTTCATGGCGAAACATGAAAAGAAACGCCCATTACTCGTTGCTGCCGATGTATATCGTCCAGCCGCGATTGACCAATTACAAACATTAGGAAAACAATTAAACTTCCCAGTGTTCTCACTTGGAAATCAAGTAAGCCCAGTAGAAATCGCAAAACAAGCGATTGAAAAAGCGAAAATTGATGGTCGAGACTTAGTGATTATCGATACGGCCGGTCGTTTGCATATTGACGAAACCTTGATGGAAGAATTACAAAACATCAAGGCAGTTGCAAATCCAAGTGAAATCTTACTCGTTGTCGACTCAATGACAGGGCAAGATGCCGTAAACGTTGCTCAAACATTTAACGAACGTCTGGATATTACAGGGGTTATCCTTACAAAACTTGATGGGGACACTCGTGGTGGTGCGGCTCTATCTATCCGTTCTGTTACAGGAAAACCAATTAAATTTACAGGTCGTGGGGAAAAATTAGAAGACTTCGAAATCTTCTACCCAGAACGTATGGCTTCTCGTATTCTTGGTATGGGGGATATGATGACCCTTATCGAGAAGGCGCAACAAGACTTCGATGAAGCCAAAGCGCAAGAGATGGCTGATAAAATTAAAGCAAATACCTTTGACTTTAATGACTTTATCGACCAATTAGACCAAGTGAATAAGATGGGACCACTTGAAGACATCTTGAAGATGATTCCGGGGTTAAATAAAATGGCTGGTCTAAACGACTTAAAAGTGGATCCAAAAGATACAGCTCGTATGAAAGCTATAGTCTTATCGATGACTCCACAAGAGCGTGAAAATCCAGATATCTTATCACAAGCTCGTCGTAAACGGATTGCGGCAGGTTCAGCTCGTCCACTTGCAGAAGTGAACCGTTTAATTAAACAGTTCAACGAGTCTAAGAAGATGATGAACCAAATGTCCAACGGTAACATGAAAGGCTTAGAAGGCATGATGAACCAAATGGGCATGGGCGGACGTACGAATAAACTTGCTCAAATCGGTATGCAACAATACGCACGCCGTCAAAAACAAAATAAATTGAAAAAATTAAAGAAAAAACGTTAG
- a CDS encoding MFS transporter translates to MGNQTKTWHVISAVVATAIMSFCGVLIETAMNVTFPTLMTEFNTDSSGIQWVTTGYLLAIAIVVPITAYLTRNYTIRQLFLAANLLFIGGVLIDCISPNLLILLLGRFMQGIGTGIALPLMFHIVLTKVPLHQHGTVIGIGGMTTALAPPIGPTFGGVVSSMFGWRAIFYALIPFLIFSLVMGLWAIQSEESPKKQPFNFMAFVTLGIGLASLLMAIEHLSVIYLGVVVVAFAAFFYFNQVNPLLSFKPFKLVRFNATLYIVLAFQAVVLGLSFIYPNFIQLAWGETATVAGLFMFPGATMVAVLSVVSGRWYDKSGPLKPILTGLVFAAFGGVAISVFFPGLTIYPLLALNVIFMTGIGFVMGSNVTYSLAQLNSEIQADGNSIVNTLQQFTGAISTAVIARIFSSFDSNLVTAGQISVIFVTTLAVIALVVFLWIYPQTQKKN, encoded by the coding sequence ATGGGAAATCAAACGAAAACATGGCATGTCATTTCAGCGGTAGTCGCAACGGCGATTATGAGCTTTTGTGGTGTGCTGATTGAAACCGCAATGAACGTTACCTTCCCAACATTGATGACAGAATTCAATACAGATTCTTCAGGGATTCAATGGGTAACAACAGGATACTTACTGGCTATTGCCATTGTCGTGCCGATTACGGCGTATTTAACACGAAACTACACGATTCGCCAACTCTTCTTGGCTGCGAATCTTTTATTTATCGGTGGGGTCTTAATCGACTGTATTTCACCAAACTTATTGATTTTATTACTCGGACGCTTTATGCAGGGGATTGGAACAGGGATTGCACTTCCACTAATGTTCCATATCGTATTGACAAAAGTGCCTTTACACCAACATGGAACTGTGATTGGAATCGGAGGAATGACGACCGCTCTTGCGCCACCAATCGGTCCAACATTTGGGGGTGTTGTCTCAAGTATGTTTGGATGGCGTGCGATTTTCTACGCATTGATTCCATTCCTTATTTTCTCATTAGTGATGGGACTTTGGGCGATTCAATCGGAAGAGTCACCGAAGAAGCAACCATTCAACTTTATGGCGTTTGTAACGTTAGGGATTGGCCTTGCAAGCTTACTGATGGCGATTGAACATTTATCCGTCATCTACCTTGGAGTAGTAGTTGTGGCTTTTGCGGCGTTCTTTTACTTTAACCAAGTGAATCCACTCTTATCGTTTAAACCATTCAAGCTTGTTCGCTTTAATGCGACACTTTATATCGTGTTAGCCTTCCAAGCAGTCGTCTTAGGTTTATCGTTTATTTATCCAAACTTTATTCAATTGGCGTGGGGCGAAACAGCCACAGTGGCTGGGCTCTTCATGTTCCCTGGGGCTACGATGGTTGCGGTATTATCTGTTGTGTCGGGTCGTTGGTATGATAAATCAGGCCCGCTAAAACCAATCTTAACGGGATTAGTATTTGCGGCTTTTGGGGGAGTAGCCATCAGCGTCTTCTTCCCAGGATTAACGATTTATCCACTCTTAGCGCTAAACGTAATCTTTATGACAGGGATTGGATTTGTAATGGGAAGCAATGTAACCTATTCATTAGCGCAATTAAATTCAGAGATTCAAGCAGATGGGAATAGTATTGTGAATACATTGCAACAGTTCACTGGTGCGATTTCAACAGCTGTTATCGCACGTATTTTCAGCTCTTTTGATTCAAACTTAGTAACAGCAGGACAAATCAGTGTCATCTTTGTAACGACACTTGCGGTGATCGCCCTTGTTGTTTTCTTGTGGATTTATCCACAAACGCAAAAGAAAAATTAA
- a CDS encoding ABC transporter ATP-binding protein has protein sequence MYLLKKLSWFFKLEWKRYAIGILALSLVSVLNLIPPRVIGEVVDAIDLKTLTTSSLLWNLLLLLLSAVAMYGLRFVWRLFIFGTANSLGQRLRNRLYEHFTKMSPSFYQKYRSGDLMAHATNDVSAVVMTAGGGVMSAVDASITALVTLATMFFVLDWRVTLVAIIPLPLLAIATNIVVRAEHQSFKESQEAFSLLNNHVNESVSGIKVTKSFGYGEQETTLFWKTNQDAWKKNNHAAKFNNLFDPIVLIFVGLSYLISLGYGGYLIQQGEFTVGEMITFMTYLDMLVWPLQAIGWLLNIGQRASISYRRIETLMDETSEVKEAPNALPITEVREIDVDIHNFQYEDVPTLEDVAFHLRQGQTLGIVGPTGSGKSTLLKLFLRQYDAGKEEILMNGRSIQNYRIKDLRTLMGYVPQEQILFAMSIKDNIRFGNPTLPDEAVIEATKSCGLYDDIMAMPEGFDTLIGEKGVLLSGGQKQRLSMARALVVNPEILMLDDSLSAVDAKTEHLILENLKRERSDKTTMITAHRLSAIVHADLIIVIQDGRIVEKGTHEELMALSGWYAKTYDRQQLEATLEEGGDAVEHEDF, from the coding sequence ATGTATTTACTAAAGAAATTATCGTGGTTTTTTAAATTAGAGTGGAAACGATATGCTATCGGGATTCTTGCATTATCTCTTGTTAGTGTACTGAATCTGATTCCACCAAGAGTGATTGGGGAAGTTGTCGATGCCATTGACCTGAAGACCTTAACAACATCGTCTTTACTATGGAACTTATTGTTGTTACTCCTTTCAGCAGTAGCCATGTATGGCCTTCGTTTTGTATGGAGACTGTTCATCTTCGGGACTGCAAACTCGCTCGGACAAAGACTTCGCAATCGTCTATACGAGCACTTCACAAAGATGTCTCCAAGTTTCTATCAAAAGTACCGTTCTGGAGATTTAATGGCCCATGCCACCAATGATGTGAGTGCTGTTGTCATGACAGCTGGTGGCGGTGTGATGTCGGCCGTCGATGCTTCGATTACAGCGCTAGTGACGCTCGCGACGATGTTCTTTGTGCTCGATTGGCGAGTAACGCTGGTTGCGATTATTCCATTGCCGCTACTGGCGATCGCGACAAATATTGTAGTTCGTGCGGAACATCAAAGTTTCAAAGAATCGCAAGAAGCTTTCTCACTGCTGAATAACCATGTAAACGAGAGTGTTTCTGGGATTAAAGTTACCAAATCATTTGGATATGGAGAACAAGAAACGACGTTATTTTGGAAAACCAACCAAGATGCGTGGAAGAAAAATAACCATGCTGCAAAATTTAATAATCTGTTTGATCCAATCGTTCTGATTTTCGTGGGGCTCAGCTACTTAATTAGCCTTGGTTATGGTGGCTATTTAATCCAACAGGGTGAATTCACGGTTGGAGAAATGATTACTTTTATGACGTATTTAGATATGCTGGTGTGGCCGCTTCAAGCCATTGGTTGGCTCCTAAATATCGGTCAACGTGCAAGCATCTCGTATCGTCGTATTGAAACCTTAATGGACGAAACAAGCGAAGTCAAAGAAGCTCCTAACGCACTTCCGATTACAGAAGTTCGTGAGATTGATGTCGATATTCACAACTTCCAATACGAAGATGTGCCAACATTAGAAGATGTAGCATTTCACCTTCGTCAAGGGCAAACGCTTGGGATTGTGGGCCCAACAGGTTCTGGAAAATCAACGCTCTTAAAATTATTCCTTCGTCAATACGATGCAGGAAAAGAAGAGATTTTGATGAATGGACGTTCCATTCAAAACTATCGCATAAAGGATTTGCGAACGCTTATGGGATATGTGCCACAAGAACAGATTTTATTTGCGATGTCGATTAAAGACAATATCCGCTTTGGAAATCCAACACTTCCTGATGAAGCAGTGATAGAAGCTACTAAAAGCTGCGGATTGTATGACGATATTATGGCGATGCCGGAAGGGTTCGATACGTTAATCGGGGAGAAGGGTGTCCTTTTATCAGGCGGTCAAAAACAACGTCTATCGATGGCACGCGCTCTTGTAGTGAATCCGGAAATCTTGATGCTTGATGATTCGTTATCGGCTGTTGATGCGAAGACAGAGCATTTAATCTTAGAAAACTTGAAACGTGAACGTAGCGACAAAACAACGATGATTACTGCGCATCGTCTATCAGCGATTGTGCACGCGGACCTGATTATCGTGATCCAAGATGGACGTATTGTGGAAAAAGGAACGCATGAAGAATTAATGGCGCTTAGTGGATGGTATGCTAAAACTTACGACCGTCAACAGCTTGAAGCGACACTTGAGGAAGGGGGAGACGCAGTTGAACATGAAGACTTTTAA